One Choloepus didactylus isolate mChoDid1 chromosome 16, mChoDid1.pri, whole genome shotgun sequence DNA window includes the following coding sequences:
- the ATP5F1A gene encoding ATP synthase subunit alpha, mitochondrial, with amino-acid sequence MLSVRVAAALARTLPRRAGLVSKNVLGSSFIATRNLHASNTCLQKAGTAEVSSILEERILGADTSVELEETGRVLSIGDGIARVHGLRNVQAEEMVEFSSGLKGMSLNLEPDNVGVVVFGNDKLIKEGDIVKRTGAIVDVPVGEELLGRVVDALGNAIDGKGPIGSKTRRRVGLKAPGIIPRISVREPMQTGIKAVDSLVPIGRGQRELIIGDRQTGKTSIAIDTIINQKRFNDGTDEKKKLYCIYVAIGQKRSTVAQLVKRLTDADAMKYTIVVSATASDAAPLQYLAPYSGCSMGEYFRDNGKHALIIYDDLSKQAVAYRQMSLLLRRPPGREAYPGDVFYLHSRLLERAAKMNDAFGGGSLTALPVIETQAGDVSAYIPTNVISITDGQIFLETELFYKGIRPAINVGLSVSRVGSAAQTRAMKQVAGTMKLELAQYREVAAFAQFGSDLDAATQQLLSRGVRLTELLKQGQYSPMAIEEQVAVIYAGVRGYLDKLEPSKITKFEQAFLSHVISQHQTLLNTIRADGKISEESDAKLKEIVTKFLAGFEA; translated from the exons ATGCTGTCCGTGCGCGTCGCCGCGGCCTTGGCCCGCACCCTCCCTCGGCGGGCCGGACTG GTCTCCAAAAATGTTTTGGGATCATCCTTCATTGCCACAAGGAACCTCCATGCCTCTAACACTTGTCTTCAGAAGGCTG GTACTGCTGAGGTGTCCTCTATACTTGAAGAGCGTATTCTTGGAGCTGATACTTCTGTTGAACTTGAGGAAACTGGGCGTGTCTTAAGTATTGGTGATGGTATTGCCCGAGTACATGGGCTTAGAAATGTTCAAGCAGAAGAAATGGTAGAGTTTTCTTCAGGCTTAAAG GGTATGTCTCTGAACTTGGAACCTGACAACGTTGGTGTTGTCGTGTTTGGAAATGATAAACTAATTAAGGAAGGAGATATTGTGAAGAGGACGGGAGCCATTGTGGATGTTCCAGTTGGCGAGGAACTGTTGGGTCGTGTAGTAGATGCCCTCGGTAATGCCATTGATGGAAAG ggTCCAATTGGTTCCAAGACCCGCAGGCGAGTTGGTCTGAAAGCTCCTGGAATCATTCCTCGAATCTCTGTGCGTGAACCAATGCAGACTGGCATTAAAGCTGTGGATAGCTTGGTGCCAATTGGTCGTGGTCAGCGTGAGCTGATTATTGGTGACCGACAGACTGG CAAAACTTCCATTGCTATTGACACAATCATTAACCAGAAACGTTTCAATGATGGAACTGATGAAAAGAAGAAGCTATACTGTATCTATGTTGCTATTGGTCAAAAGAGATCCACTGTGGCCCAGTTGGTGAAGAGACTTACAGATGCAG aTGCCATGAAGTATACCATTGTGGTTTCAGCTACTGCTTCTGATGCTGCCCCACTTCAGTACCTGGCTCCTTATTCTGGCTGTTCTATGGGAGAATATTTTAGGGATAATGGCAAACATGCTTTGATTATCTATGATGACTTATCCAAACAG GCTGTTGCTTACCGTCAGATGTCTCTGTTGCTCCGCCGACCCCCTGGTCGTGAGGCCTATCCTGGTGACGTGTTCTACCTACACTCCCGTCTGCTAGAGAGAGCAGCCAAAATGAACGATGCTTTTGGTGGTGGCTCCTTGACTGCTTTACCAGTCATAGAAACACAAGCTGGTGATGTGTCCGCTTACATTCCAACAAATGTCATTTCCATCACTGACGGACAG ATCTTCCTGGAAACAGAATTGTTCTACAAAGGTATTCGCCCTGCCATTAACGTTGGTTTATCTGTGTCCCGTGTCGGGTCTGCAGCCCAAACCAGGGCCATGAAACAG GTGGCAGGTACCATGAAGCTGGAATTGGCTCAGTATCGTGAGGTTGCTGCTTTTGCCCAGTTTGGTTCTGACCTCGATGCTGCCACACAACAACTCTTGAGTCGTGGTGTACGTCTGACTGAGTTGTTGAAGCAGGGACAGTATT ctccGATGGCTATTGAAGAACAAGTGGCTGTCATTTATGCTGGTGTAAGGGGTTATCTTGATAAATTGGAGCCCAGCAAGATCACAAAGTTTGAGCAGGCTTTCTTGTCTCATGTTATAAGCCAGCACCAAACCCTGTTGAACACTATCAG GGCTGATGGAAAGATCTCAGAAGAGTCAGATGCAAAGCTGAAAGAGATTGTAACAAAATTTTTGGCTGGATTTGAAGCTTAA